The following proteins come from a genomic window of Acinetobacter sp. SAAs474:
- a CDS encoding aldehyde dehydrogenase family protein: MRYADPNTEGSKVHFKQQYENFIGGKWVAPVKGEYFENISPVDGKVFTKVPRSSAEDIELALDAAHAAKVQWGTASPTTRSNILLKIADRLEENLELLAVAETWDNGKPIRETLAADIPLCIDHFRYFASCIRAQEGGISEIDHDTIAYHFHEPLGVVGQIIPWNFPILMAAWKIAPALAAGNCIVLKPAEQTPASILVLVELIQDLLPAGVLNIVNGYGVEVGRPLATNPRIAKIAFTGSTAVGQLIMQYATENIIPVTLELGGKSPNIFFEDIMDQDDEFLEKTLEGFSMFALNQGEICTCPSRALIQESIADQFLEKAIERVKRIKTGHPLDTTTMIGAQASQEQQDKILGCIATGRTEGAQVLTGGGERHEVGNGFYIEPTIFKGDNSMKIFQEEIFGPVLSVTTFKDFDDAIKIANDTIYGLGAGVWSRSAHTSYRAGRAIEAGRVWTNCYHIYPAHAAFGGYKKSGIGRENHKMMLDHYQQTKNLLVSYSTKPMGFF, from the coding sequence ATGCGTTATGCAGATCCAAATACCGAAGGCTCAAAAGTACACTTTAAACAACAATATGAAAACTTTATTGGTGGCAAATGGGTCGCGCCTGTTAAAGGCGAATATTTTGAAAACATTTCTCCTGTCGATGGAAAAGTTTTTACCAAAGTTCCTCGTTCTTCTGCAGAAGATATTGAGCTGGCACTCGATGCAGCACATGCAGCTAAAGTACAATGGGGTACAGCTTCACCAACGACTCGCTCTAATATTTTACTTAAAATTGCAGATCGTTTAGAAGAAAATTTAGAACTTTTAGCTGTTGCTGAAACATGGGATAATGGTAAACCTATTCGTGAAACACTTGCAGCAGATATTCCACTATGTATTGACCATTTCCGCTATTTTGCCAGCTGTATTCGCGCACAAGAAGGTGGTATTTCAGAAATCGATCATGATACGATCGCCTACCATTTTCATGAACCGCTCGGTGTAGTTGGTCAAATCATTCCATGGAATTTCCCAATTTTAATGGCTGCGTGGAAAATTGCGCCAGCACTTGCAGCAGGTAACTGTATTGTACTCAAACCAGCAGAACAAACACCTGCAAGTATTTTAGTACTGGTTGAACTCATTCAAGACCTTCTCCCAGCAGGCGTACTCAATATCGTGAACGGATATGGCGTAGAAGTTGGTCGTCCATTGGCAACAAATCCTCGTATTGCCAAAATTGCATTTACTGGCTCTACAGCAGTTGGTCAACTGATCATGCAATATGCGACTGAAAATATCATCCCTGTTACGCTTGAACTTGGTGGGAAATCACCAAATATTTTCTTTGAAGATATTATGGATCAAGACGATGAATTCTTAGAAAAAACCTTGGAAGGTTTCAGCATGTTTGCTTTAAACCAAGGTGAAATTTGTACTTGTCCATCACGTGCTTTAATTCAGGAAAGTATTGCTGATCAATTCCTTGAAAAAGCAATTGAACGCGTTAAACGTATTAAAACAGGACATCCGCTAGATACGACTACCATGATCGGTGCTCAAGCATCTCAAGAACAACAGGATAAAATCTTAGGTTGTATCGCAACAGGTCGTACTGAAGGTGCACAAGTTTTAACTGGCGGTGGTGAACGTCATGAAGTTGGCAACGGTTTTTATATTGAACCAACCATCTTTAAAGGCGATAACAGCATGAAAATATTCCAAGAAGAAATTTTTGGACCAGTACTTTCAGTTACAACCTTTAAAGATTTTGATGATGCAATTAAAATCGCCAATGACACTATTTATGGCTTAGGTGCTGGCGTTTGGTCTCGTTCAGCGCATACTTCTTATCGTGCAGGTCGTGCAATCGAAGCAGGTCGTGTATGGACGAACTGTTATCATATCTACCCTGCACATGCTGCATTTGGTGGCTATAAAAAATCAGGTATTGGTCGTGAAAATCATAAAATGATGCTCGATCATTATCAGCAAACTAAAAACTTGCTTGTCAGCTACTCAACAAAACCAATGGGATTCTTCTAA
- a CDS encoding ShlB/FhaC/HecB family hemolysin secretion/activation protein, which yields MILTSLDARKFDPVVDGLIRNQQRQAELKKITQPQRDVLLDQTQNQSQLRLQDLKDQHCFPIHQVQLNGEMNAYFEKYLKQALKELAFSDGICMGEQRINLLMSQTQNIIIGQGYTTTRILVAPQNLSSGILKLTVIPGLLGEIKIDLSDNENSHAGRIQYVKNIFPIKKGEILNLRALEQGLENLKRLPTVEADLQIVPASIPNQSDVLVKWKQRTIPVRITLSADDAGSRQTGKYQGNVTLSLDNPLFRSDLFYVTFGKNLADQQSITDQDGSTVDSGTKNYAIHYSIPYKNWSVSANVSRYQYDQAVAGVNNVYNYNGESHNQDLALTRMLYRDNKRKTSMTVKGWHRSSKSYIDDAELMIQRRDIAGWQLDFNHREYVQAAVLDFAIGYRRGTGALAALSAIEEAFDEGTSRMKIWTVDASLQVPFRLDQQNFSYSSSFHGQYNQTPLSVQDRISIGGRYTVRGFDGGLTLSADRGFYWRNDLALSLFPSHQFYMALDGGHVSGPSSEWLLGKTLMGSAIGFRGQFKVGGNFYYDVFAAKPLKKPESFQNFDINYGFSTSYSF from the coding sequence ATGATATTGACTTCATTAGACGCCAGAAAATTTGATCCAGTAGTGGATGGGCTCATTCGTAATCAACAACGACAAGCAGAACTTAAAAAAATTACTCAGCCACAACGTGATGTCTTGTTAGATCAAACACAAAATCAATCACAACTTAGACTTCAAGATCTTAAAGATCAACATTGTTTTCCTATTCATCAAGTCCAATTAAATGGTGAGATGAATGCTTATTTTGAAAAATATCTCAAGCAGGCCTTAAAAGAATTAGCGTTTAGTGATGGCATCTGTATGGGCGAGCAGCGCATTAATTTGCTCATGAGTCAGACCCAAAACATCATTATTGGTCAGGGCTATACCACTACACGAATTTTAGTGGCACCACAAAATTTAAGTTCTGGCATTTTAAAATTAACCGTGATTCCGGGTTTATTGGGAGAAATCAAAATCGATCTAAGTGATAACGAGAATAGTCATGCTGGCCGGATTCAATATGTCAAGAATATCTTCCCTATAAAAAAAGGAGAGATATTAAATTTACGCGCGCTAGAACAGGGTTTAGAAAATCTAAAACGCCTACCTACAGTGGAAGCAGATCTTCAGATTGTACCTGCATCGATACCGAATCAAAGTGATGTGTTGGTAAAATGGAAACAACGGACCATACCAGTTCGTATCACATTAAGTGCTGATGATGCGGGTAGTCGACAAACAGGAAAATATCAGGGTAATGTGACCTTATCTTTAGATAACCCATTATTCCGTAGTGATTTATTCTATGTGACCTTTGGGAAAAATCTTGCTGATCAGCAATCGATTACCGATCAAGACGGTTCAACAGTCGATAGTGGCACCAAAAACTATGCGATTCATTATTCAATTCCTTATAAAAATTGGTCGGTCAGTGCCAATGTGAGTCGCTATCAATATGATCAGGCGGTTGCTGGGGTGAATAATGTTTATAACTACAATGGTGAAAGTCATAACCAAGATTTAGCATTAACGAGGATGTTGTATCGAGATAACAAAAGAAAAACCAGTATGACTGTAAAGGGGTGGCATCGTAGCTCAAAGAGCTATATCGATGATGCTGAGCTTATGATTCAACGACGAGATATCGCTGGATGGCAACTGGATTTTAATCATCGGGAATATGTTCAGGCAGCCGTTTTAGATTTTGCTATTGGTTATCGACGCGGTACAGGGGCATTGGCTGCTTTAAGCGCTATTGAAGAAGCTTTCGATGAAGGAACATCGCGTATGAAGATTTGGACAGTTGATGCCAGTCTACAAGTCCCATTTCGCTTAGATCAGCAGAATTTCAGTTATTCCAGCAGTTTTCATGGCCAATATAATCAGACCCCTTTGAGTGTACAAGATCGCATTTCGATTGGTGGACGCTATACCGTGCGTGGCTTTGATGGGGGATTAACCTTATCTGCTGATCGCGGTTTTTATTGGCGTAATGATTTAGCGCTCTCTCTTTTTCCATCACATCAATTTTATATGGCACTTGATGGTGGGCATGTGAGTGGCCCATCATCAGAATGGTTATTGGGTAAAACTTTGATGGGTAGTGCAATTGGATTTAGAGGGCAATTTAAAGTTGGTGGCAATTTCTATTATGACGTATTTGCAGCCAAACCATTGAAGAAGCCGGAGTCTTTCCAAAACTTCGATATCAACTATGGCTTTAGTACCAGCTATTCATTTTAA
- a CDS encoding 3-hydroxyacyl-CoA dehydrogenase has product MSFKNITVAGSGVLGYQIAFQIAFHGFNVTVYDVSDDILEQAKAKFSKLSQAYKKDLDATSEKIEIAFNHLHYQSNLAEAVKDADLVIEAIPENFDIKKHFYQQLSQLAPEKTVFATNSSTMLPSQFAEFTGRAEKFLALHFANQIWKYNTAEVMGHATTDPAVFNQIIQFAKEIGMLVLPLYKEQPGYILNSLLVPFLMAGLDLWANDIADPEIIDKTWMKATGAPMGPFAILDIVGITTVYNITLMNAEKTKNPKLYQVATLLKSKFIDQGLLGQPSGQGFYHYPNPVYSQKDFLDINS; this is encoded by the coding sequence ATGAGTTTTAAAAATATAACAGTAGCTGGAAGTGGTGTATTAGGTTATCAAATTGCTTTTCAAATCGCATTTCATGGGTTTAATGTTACTGTTTATGATGTCAGTGATGATATTTTAGAACAGGCAAAAGCTAAATTTTCTAAATTATCTCAAGCTTATAAAAAAGATTTAGATGCAACATCAGAAAAAATAGAAATAGCATTTAATCATTTACATTATCAATCTAATCTAGCAGAAGCTGTAAAAGATGCAGACTTAGTCATTGAAGCAATACCAGAAAATTTTGATATTAAAAAACATTTTTATCAACAGTTAAGTCAGCTTGCACCTGAAAAAACAGTATTTGCAACAAATTCCTCAACGATGCTTCCAAGTCAGTTTGCTGAATTTACGGGGAGAGCAGAGAAATTTTTAGCCTTACATTTTGCAAATCAAATTTGGAAGTATAATACGGCTGAAGTGATGGGACATGCAACAACAGATCCAGCAGTCTTTAATCAGATTATCCAGTTTGCTAAGGAAATTGGAATGCTTGTACTACCATTATATAAAGAACAACCAGGCTATATTTTAAATTCGCTACTGGTTCCTTTTTTAATGGCTGGTTTAGATTTATGGGCAAATGATATTGCTGATCCAGAAATTATTGATAAAACTTGGATGAAAGCAACAGGCGCACCTATGGGACCTTTTGCAATATTAGATATTGTAGGTATTACGACAGTATATAATATTACGTTGATGAATGCAGAAAAAACCAAAAATCCAAAATTATATCAGGTTGCTACTTTACTTAAGTCTAAATTTATAGATCAGGGACTGTTAGGGCAGCCATCTGGCCAAGGATTTTATCACTATCCTAATCCAGTTTATAGTCAAAAAGATTTTTTAGATATTAACTCATAG